The Pollutimonas sp. M17 sequence GCCGAACACCACGCCCGCCGTCTTCTGGGCGGTATGCTTGTCGTTGCCGATGTGCAGGTCCAGGACCAGGTAGCGGATGCCCGCGCAGAAGTGATGCAGGAAACCCCAGATCAGGGCCAGCAGGACCAGCTTGCACAGCGGGTTGGCGACCCAGGACTGTATGCTCGCGAAGCTTTCCGCCGAGGTGACGCTGAGCGCGAACAGGGGCAGGATGACGATCGGGATACAGAGGAACAATAAAGCGCCGCTGACGCGATGCAGAATTGACGATTTCCCTGCCAGGGGCAGGCGGTAGCTCAGAATCTGCGGAACGCTTAGATTGCGAAACTGCGGACGCGGCTTTGAAGCTGAATCGGACATGATGGCCTCGAGTTAAACAAAATAAATTTATTGCAAAGCGCTACAGGCATTTTCGCCGATTTAAGACGGATGCATCAAATCGGCGGAAAACCGCAGCTAATTCAAACTGTTTCTATAATGGAACCGCTCTGTTACATACAACCCCCTGCGCACTTCCATGGGACGGTCTCCGTAGGTATAGGACACGCGTTCGACCTGAAGCAGGGAACTGGCCGGGTCGACCTGCAGCAACTGCGCCTGGTCCGCGCTGGCCGAGACGGCTTTGATTTTTTCTTCCGCCCGCACCATGCTGACGCCGAATTCGGATTCGAACAAGGCATACAGGGGGCCGCGGTAGCGGGCCAGCGACTCGGCCGTCAGGCCGCGAAACACCGCTCCCGGCAGCCAGATGTCGTCCAGAATGGTGGGAGCCTGATCGAACGAAAGCAGACGGCGCATATTGACCACGATCTCGCCGCTGCGCAATTCGAGCAGCGCTGAAATGTCGGCCGGCGCCTTCACCCGCCGGCAATCCAGGACCTGGCTTCCGGATACGGGCTGCTTGCCGTCGTCGGCCGTCAGGCGCAAGAACCTGAAGCGGACCTTGGCCTCGTGGTGTGTTGCCACGAATGTACCCTTGCCCTGGCGCCGAAGCAACAGGTTTTCGGACGCGAGTTCGTCAATGGCCTTGCGCACCGTGCCTTGGCTGACCTGGAAGCGCGCCGCCAATTCGAGTTCGCTGGGAATGGCTTCGCCCGGCTTCCATTCGCCGCGATCAAGGCTTTGCAGCAACAGGCCCTTGATCTGCTGATACAACGGACTGAACGCCGCGCTGCTGGCAGAGCGATCAGGCGCGTTGCCGCGATCGGGTAGGGGCGAATCAGACATGGCGATAGGGATGGATGCCGTAGGGAAAATTAGATTGGGAAAGAGTTTCCAACGCCCGCCATTTTCGCACGCTTGACGCATTCTGTCTAACACTCTTCT is a genomic window containing:
- the sdhC gene encoding succinate dehydrogenase, cytochrome b556 subunit, whose translation is MSDSASKPRPQFRNLSVPQILSYRLPLAGKSSILHRVSGALLFLCIPIVILPLFALSVTSAESFASIQSWVANPLCKLVLLALIWGFLHHFCAGIRYLVLDLHIGNDKHTAQKTAGVVFGVSLGLTLVFGLKLFGVW
- a CDS encoding GntR family transcriptional regulator, whose amino-acid sequence is MSDSPLPDRGNAPDRSASSAAFSPLYQQIKGLLLQSLDRGEWKPGEAIPSELELAARFQVSQGTVRKAIDELASENLLLRRQGKGTFVATHHEAKVRFRFLRLTADDGKQPVSGSQVLDCRRVKAPADISALLELRSGEIVVNMRRLLSFDQAPTILDDIWLPGAVFRGLTAESLARYRGPLYALFESEFGVSMVRAEEKIKAVSASADQAQLLQVDPASSLLQVERVSYTYGDRPMEVRRGLYVTERFHYRNSLN